In Diadema setosum chromosome 19, eeDiaSeto1, whole genome shotgun sequence, a genomic segment contains:
- the LOC140242933 gene encoding uncharacterized protein — protein MGSPVSPIVANIYMQEFEATALSTYSGHKPCIWLRYVDDTFVILHDEESASFFGHINSLDTHISFTQETCKDGQLAFLDVEVHVDSNGTISTSVYRKPTHTDQYLNFQSHHPLVHKLAVIRTLFHRADTIVHSPPEVEKEKTNIKNALARCGYPDWAFSKADTPKRQSKNTQRTHGTQGRKVTITIPYVHDLSDKIKRLFQKQGITTAFKPHNTLRQRLVHVKDRAAKEKQRNVVYGIRCSQEDCHDFYIGETQQSPKARMNQNRRPSNSESIPDSAVYTHINASKHSFNTNQVIILDRESKWFERGVKEAIWERVERPTLNKRGGLRFNLSHAWDRAVRKIPSRLSRAGQGPVRSAQSRTI, from the coding sequence ATGGGTTCACCAGTTTCTCCCATAGTGGCCAACATCTACATGCAAGAGTTTGAGGCCACAGCACTGAGTACCTACTCTGGACACAAACCATGTATCTGGCTCCGCTACGTGGATGACACTTTTGTCATCCTCCATGACGAAGAGAGTGCGTCTTTCTTTGGTCATATCAACTCTTTGGACACGCACATTTCCTTTACACAAGAAACATGCAAGGATGGACAGCTGGCATTCCTAGATGTTGAGGTCCACGTCGATTCAAATGGTACCATCTCCACTTCAGTGTACAGGAAACCGACCCATACGGACCAGTATCTTAATTTCCAGTCACATCACCCCTTGGTTCACAAACTTGCAGTCATCAGGACCCTCTTCCACAGAGCAGACACCATAGTTCACAGTCCACCTgaggttgaaaaagaaaagaccaaCATCAAAAACGCCCTGGCTAGATGTGGATACCCAGACTGGGCATTCTCTAAAGCAGACACCCCGAAACGACAAAGCAAGAACACACAGAGAACCCACGGAACACAGGGACGGAAAGTCACCATCACTATCCCGTACGTGCATGATTTGTCGGACAAGATCAAAAGGCTGTTTCAGAAACAGGGCATCACTACTGCCTTCAAGCCCCACAACACATTAAGGCAGAGATTAGTTCACGTCAAGGACCGAGCCGccaaagaaaaacagagaaacgTAGTCTATGGCATCCGATGTTCCCAGGAGGATTGCCATGATTTCTACATAGGGGAAACACAACAATCACCAAAAGCTCGCATGAACCAAAACAGAAGACCCAGCAACTCAGAAAGCATCCCGGATTCAGcagtatacacacacatcaatGCCAGCAAACATTCGTTTAACACCAATCAAGTGATTATTCTGGATAGAGAATCCAAGTGGTTCGAGAGGGGCGTCAAGGAAGCCATCTGGGAACGTGTGGAGAGACCTACACTTAACAAGAGAGGAGGTCTCCGCTTCAATTTATCGCACGCGTGGGACCGGGCCGTTCGCAAAATCCCAAGCCGTCTTTCGCGCGCTGGACAAGGTCCAGTGCGCTCTGCACAATCTCGCACTATTTAA